In the genome of Qipengyuania seohaensis, one region contains:
- a CDS encoding MAPEG family protein, whose protein sequence is MQAQMLAPAAVLIAWSLIMLLWMAFTRFPAMKKSGMDLGNAKPGGRGQDLEGVLPDKVQWKSHNYAHLMEQPTIFYPAVVIIALLGGTGVDALVAWVYVGLRIIHSVWQATVNTVSVRFPLFVLATIALGYLAVRAVTLTMFAI, encoded by the coding sequence ATGCAGGCTCAAATGCTGGCACCGGCAGCGGTGCTGATCGCGTGGTCGCTAATCATGTTGCTGTGGATGGCGTTCACCCGCTTTCCGGCAATGAAGAAGAGCGGAATGGACCTCGGCAACGCCAAGCCAGGCGGTCGGGGACAGGACCTCGAAGGTGTATTGCCCGACAAGGTGCAGTGGAAATCCCATAACTACGCGCACCTCATGGAACAGCCGACGATCTTCTATCCGGCTGTCGTGATCATCGCCCTGCTGGGCGGAACAGGCGTCGATGCGCTGGTGGCGTGGGTCTATGTCGGCCTTCGCATCATTCACTCGGTCTGGCAGGCGACGGTAAACACCGTCTCGGTGCGCTTCCCGCTGTTCGTGCTGGCGACGATCGCGCTCGGCTACCTGGCAGTCCGCGCTGTCACCCTCA
- a CDS encoding threonine ammonia-lyase, translating into MIPDEIRTPTRQGVIDAAASIAEILPPSPLLSVEIGGVRVHAKAESLQPVGAFKIRGGWWRLANLTEEEKARGVIAVSSGNHAQGVAWAARRLGIRATIVMPRNAPRVKLEATRALGAEIVLYERPGEDRDEVAAKLIAERGGTLVHAFGDPWVIEGQGSAGIEIQQQLGRAPSRLFVCCGGGGLAAGLALACPKSAIHVVEPSGWDMVGQALASGTIVRVADDPPSTICDALQPDATKPINLEVLHGRAEPGLTVTDEEVREAQRFAFSKLNLVVEPGGAAALAAALAGKVALDEDTVIMITGGNTDADSFAETIRGV; encoded by the coding sequence ATGATCCCAGACGAAATCCGCACACCAACGAGACAGGGCGTGATCGATGCGGCCGCGTCGATCGCCGAAATCCTTCCGCCCAGCCCGCTCCTTTCTGTCGAGATCGGTGGGGTCAGGGTGCATGCGAAGGCCGAGAGCCTCCAGCCGGTCGGCGCTTTCAAGATCCGCGGTGGCTGGTGGCGGCTGGCGAATTTGACCGAGGAAGAGAAGGCACGCGGCGTAATCGCCGTATCTTCCGGCAATCATGCGCAGGGCGTCGCCTGGGCCGCTCGCCGGCTCGGGATCAGGGCGACCATCGTGATGCCGCGCAACGCGCCGCGGGTGAAGCTCGAGGCGACCCGTGCTCTTGGCGCGGAAATAGTGCTCTACGAACGTCCGGGCGAAGACCGCGACGAAGTGGCCGCCAAGCTGATCGCAGAACGTGGCGGAACTCTCGTCCACGCATTCGGCGACCCGTGGGTGATCGAAGGGCAAGGCAGCGCAGGGATCGAGATCCAGCAGCAGCTCGGCCGGGCCCCGTCGCGACTGTTCGTGTGCTGCGGCGGCGGCGGCCTTGCGGCAGGCCTTGCCCTCGCCTGTCCGAAAAGCGCGATCCATGTCGTGGAGCCTTCGGGATGGGACATGGTCGGCCAAGCGCTGGCGTCAGGCACAATCGTGCGCGTCGCAGACGATCCGCCCTCCACCATTTGCGATGCCTTGCAGCCCGATGCGACCAAGCCGATCAATCTCGAAGTGCTGCACGGCCGCGCCGAGCCCGGGTTGACCGTGACCGACGAAGAAGTGCGCGAGGCACAACGATTCGCATTCTCAAAACTCAATCTTGTCGTAGAACCGGGGGGGGCAGCTGCGCTGGCGGCGGCCCTTGCAGGCAAGGTAGCGCTGGACGAAGACACGGTGATCATGATCACCGGTGGCAACACCGACGCGGACAGCTTCGCCGAAACGATACGCGGGGTTTGA
- a CDS encoding saccharopine dehydrogenase family protein, with the protein MSTVLVIGAGGVSSVCVHKMAMNKDIFTDIHLASRTKSKCDTIAASVKERTGVGISTYEIDAEEVPAMIRLIQQVQPSLVVNLALPYQDLPIMDACLEAGVDYLDTANYEPKDEAKFEYHWQWAYHDRFKEAGIMALLGSGFDPGVTSVFTMWLKKHKLKTIRQLDILDCNGGDHGQAFATNFNPEINIREVTAPARHWENGEFVETPAMGKKVEFDFEAVGPKNMYMMYHEELESLAKFNPELERARFWMTFGDEYIKHLTVLQNVGMTRIDPVRYQGKDIIPLQFLAAVLPKPETLGETTKGNTNIGVIATGEALDGSGEKTFYINNICSHEAAFEETGNQAVSYTTGVPAMIGSAMMVTGKWAGDGVFNMEEMDPDPFMEMLNEHGLAWQVKELDGPVDF; encoded by the coding sequence ATGTCGACAGTCCTGGTCATCGGCGCAGGCGGCGTTAGCAGCGTGTGCGTACACAAGATGGCGATGAACAAGGATATCTTCACCGATATCCATCTAGCCAGCCGCACAAAGAGCAAGTGCGACACCATCGCCGCCAGTGTGAAAGAGCGCACCGGCGTCGGTATCAGCACTTACGAGATCGACGCGGAAGAAGTCCCGGCGATGATCCGCCTGATCCAGCAGGTCCAGCCGAGCCTGGTCGTAAACCTCGCGCTTCCGTACCAGGACTTGCCAATCATGGACGCTTGCCTCGAAGCGGGCGTGGATTACCTCGATACCGCCAACTACGAACCCAAGGACGAGGCCAAGTTCGAGTACCACTGGCAGTGGGCTTATCACGACCGCTTCAAAGAGGCGGGGATTATGGCGCTGCTGGGATCGGGCTTCGATCCGGGCGTCACCAGCGTCTTCACCATGTGGCTGAAGAAGCACAAGCTGAAGACCATCCGCCAGCTCGACATCCTCGACTGTAACGGCGGCGATCACGGCCAGGCTTTCGCCACCAACTTCAACCCGGAAATCAACATCCGCGAAGTGACGGCGCCTGCGCGCCACTGGGAAAACGGCGAGTTCGTCGAGACCCCGGCGATGGGTAAGAAGGTCGAATTCGATTTCGAGGCCGTGGGCCCCAAGAACATGTACATGATGTACCACGAGGAACTGGAAAGCCTCGCCAAGTTCAATCCGGAGCTGGAGCGTGCGCGCTTCTGGATGACCTTCGGCGATGAATACATCAAGCACCTGACCGTATTGCAGAACGTCGGCATGACGCGGATCGATCCGGTTCGCTATCAGGGCAAGGACATCATCCCGCTCCAATTCCTCGCAGCCGTGCTGCCCAAGCCCGAAACGCTGGGCGAGACGACCAAGGGCAACACCAATATCGGCGTGATCGCAACCGGCGAAGCGCTCGACGGGTCGGGCGAGAAGACGTTCTACATCAATAACATCTGCAGCCACGAAGCCGCTTTTGAAGAAACCGGCAACCAGGCGGTCTCTTACACGACCGGCGTGCCTGCGATGATCGGTTCGGCCATGATGGTCACCGGCAAGTGGGCAGGCGACGGCGTCTTCAACATGGAAGAGATGGATCCCGATCCCTTCATGGAAATGCTCAACGAACACGGGCTTGCATGGCAAGTGAAGGAACTGGACGGACCGGTCGATTTCTGA